Proteins from a genomic interval of Medicago truncatula cultivar Jemalong A17 chromosome 3, MtrunA17r5.0-ANR, whole genome shotgun sequence:
- the LOC112420286 gene encoding uncharacterized protein translates to MDPFDIEAYFQKRDVEDTYIVNRFIQRRKKLEEGSASRTRKYFNRDHAAANQRLIDDYFANEPTYNDIMFRRRYRIQKHVFLRIVGDLLSSDNYFTQRIDATNKEGISPLAKCTTTMRMLAYGAATDAVDEYIKIGSSTTLECLLRFCKGIIRLYEQVYLRAPTQDDLQRILHISEMRGFPGMIGNRSIVFDDVEQGKVARVNYFVNQRPYNMTYYLADDIYHSYPTFVKSIRLPQSEPDKLFAKHQEACRKDIERAFGVLQARFKIIREPTRLWDIADLGIIMRSCIIVHNMIVEDERDTYAQCWTDFEQPGGSGSSTPQPYSTEVLPTFANHVRARSELRDPDVHHKLQADLVKHIWIKFGMYCD, encoded by the exons ATGGACCCTTTTGATATCGAAGCCTACTTCCAAAAACGTGATGTTGAAGACACTTATATCGTCAACCGATTTATTCAGCGTCGAAAAAAACTAGAGGAAGGTAGTGCATCTCGTactagaaaatatttcaatagagATCATGCAGCGGCAAACCAAAGACTAATTGACGACTACTTTGCCAATGAGCCTACATACAACGATATAATGTTTCGTCGTCGGTACCGGATACAAAAACACGTTTTCCTTCGAATCGTTGGAGACCTTTTAAGTAGTGATAACTACTTCACCCAACGAATTGATGCAACCAATAAAGAAGGTATATCACCGTTAGCAAAATGTACCACAACAATGCGAATGTTAGCATATGGTGCGGCAACAGATGCGGTCgatgaatacatcaaaataggaagtAGTACAACATTGGAGTGCTTACTTAGATTCTGCAAAGGAATCATACGACTGTACGAGCAAGTGTACTTGAGAGCACCAACCCAAGATGACCTGCAAAGAATACTACATATTAGTGAAATGCGGGGGTTCCCAGGGATGATCGGGA ACCGGTCAATAGTGTTTGATGATGTGGAACAAGGAAAGGTTGCAAGGGTGAATTACTTTGTGAATCAACGTCCCTATAATATGACATACTATCTAGCTGATGATATCTACCATTCTTATCCAACTTTCGTCAAATCAATTAGACTTCCTCAAAGTGAACCCGataagttatttgcaaaacatcaggAGGCATGTCGGAAGGACATCGAACGTGCTTTTGGAgtgcttcaagctcgatttaaaatcatcCGTGAACCAACTCGTTTGTGGGACATAGCCGATTTGGGTATCATCATGAGGTCATGCATCATAGtacataatatgattgttgaggatgaacgaGATACATATGCTCAATGTTGGACCGATTTTGAGCAACCTGGGGGAAGTGGATCTAGTACACCGCAACCATACTCGACCGAGGTGTTACCAacttttgcaaatcatgtgcgtGCTAGATCCGAGTTGCGTGATCCAGATGTTCATCACAAATTgcaagcagatctagtgaaACACATATGGATAAAGTTTGGAATGTATTGTGattga
- the LOC11436630 gene encoding 60S acidic ribosomal protein P0 yields the protein MAVKPTKAEKKQNYDAKLCQLIDEYTQILVVNADNVGSKQLQNIRQGLRGDSVVLMGKNTMMKRSVRMHAEKTGNNAFLNLIPLLVGNVGLIFTKGDLKEVSEEVAKYKVGAPARVGLVAPIDVVVPPGNTGLDPSQTSFFQVLNIPTKINKGTVEIITPVELIKKGDKVGSSEAALLAKLGIRPFSYGLVVLSVYDNGSVFSPEVLDLTEDDLVAKFAIGVSMVTSLSLAISYPTLAAAPHMFVNAYKNVLAFAVATEYSFPEADKVKEYLKDPSKFAVAVAAPAAAASGGAPAAAAKEEAKKEEPEEESDEDIGFGLFGDD from the exons ATGGCAGTAAAACCTACCAAAGCCGAGAAGAAGCAGAACTACGATGCTAAGCTTTGCCAGCTTATCGATGAATACACCCAAATCCTTGTTGTCAACGCCGACAACGTTGGATCTAAACAGCTACAGAACATTCGTCAGGGTCTACGTGGTGACTCCGTTGTTCTCATGGGAAAGAACACCATGATGAAGCGATCTGTTCGTATGCACGCTGAGAAAACTGGCAACAATGCTTTTCTCAACCTTATCCCTCTTCTTGTC GGAAATGTTGGTTTGATTTTCACAAAAGGTGACTTGAAGGAAGTCAGTGAAGAAGTTGCTAAATACAAG GTTGGAGCTCCTGCCCGTGTTGGTTTGGTTGCTCCAATTGATGTCGTTGTTCCTCCAGGCAACACAGGGCTCGACCCATCTCAGACCTCTTTCTTCCAG GTGCTCAACATCCCAACCAAGATTAACAAGGGTACTGTGGAAATCATTACCCCAGTGGAACTGATTAAGAAAGGAGACAAGGTTGGATCTTCTGAAGCTGCATTGCTTGCCAAGTTAGGTATTAGGCCCTTTTCATATGGGCTTGTGGTCCTTTCTGTTTATGACAATGGTTCAGTGTTTAGCCCTGAGGTTCTTGACCTCACTGAGGATGACCTTGTTGCGAAGTTCGCTATTGGGGTTTCCATGGTCACTTCACTTTCATTGGCCATCTCTTACCCAACACTTGCCGCTGCTCCTCATATGTTTGTCAATGCCTACAAGAACGTTCTTGCTTTTGCCGTTGCTACCGAATATTCTTTCCCTGAGGCAGACAAGGTTAAGGAGTACCTGAAG GACCCAAGTAAATTTGCTGTAGCTGTTGCTGCCCCAGCTGCTGCTGCATCTGGTGGTGCCCCTGCTGCCGCTGCCAAGGAGGAGGCTAAGAAGGAAGAGCCTGAAGAAGAGTCTGATGAAGACATTGGTTTCGGTCTATTTGGTGATGATTAG
- the LOC11437073 gene encoding FCS-Like Zinc finger 10, with amino-acid sequence MLRKRSRSIQKDQHQMGHLTNSDTNSDHYAQSHALGRNIKGNPIFNVPCLFVGLGPKGLLDSDSVRSPTSPLDTRVLSNSGNPVRNLRSSLLEGNQRSWDSCKVGLSIVESLEDCNCSRFCGKILQSLDSKGISLSPQSMIKTPICETCMDSFESSSKSLPKDFGKVVPCVEDGSVIQKGECESNVLFEIGETSLEHDEPFGRTRSCSLDSCKSMKADFGLATSKTDSDIDDFAMKDVTVQVSSSPHFIGGSQNSNAFIPAESKSNTLSICSSSEILKSLSASEIELSEDYTCVISHGPNPKTTHIFGDYILETHPDLSIKNHFKNEENEKEKGVTLMGNKLSQTPNQYPSSAFLSFCHHCDKKLDEGKDIYIYRGEKAFCSLTCRAIEIMIDEELEKSNSPCENSAKPKLGEQIFEAGIPTTT; translated from the exons ATGCTGAGGAAGAGAAGTAGGTCAATCCAGAAAGATCAACACCAAATGGGTCATCTGACAAATTCTGATACTAATTCTGATCATTATGCTCAATCTCATGCTTTAGGGCGTAATATCAAAGGCAATCCAATTTTCAATGTTCCTTGTTTGTTTGTGGGTTTAGGTCCAAAAGGGTTGTTGGATTCTGATTCAGTTAGAAGTCCAACTTCACCTCTAGATACTAGAGTTCTTTCAAATTCAGGTAACCCTGTTAGGAACCTAAGATCTTCACTCCTTGAGGGGAACCAAAGGAGTTGGGATAGTTGCAAAGTTGGTCTAAGTATTGTTGAATCTTTGGAAGATTGTAACTGTTCTAGGTTTTGTGGGAAAATTCTTCAATCACTTGATAGCAAGGGCATTAGTCTAAGTCCTCAATCTATGATCAAAACTCCAATTTGTGAAACTTGTATGGATTCTTTTGAGTCGTCGTCTAAGTCTTTGCCTAAAGATTTTGGTAAGGTGGTTCCTTGTGTAGAAGATGGATCTGTTATCCAAAAGGGTGAATGTGAGTCCAATGTCCTTTTTGAGATTGGTGAAACTAGCTTAGAGCATGATGAACCATTTGGGAGAACTAGGTCATGTTCATTGGATTCATGCAAATCAATGAAAGCTGATTTTGGATTAGCCACTTCAAAAACTGATTCTGATATCGATGATTTTGCTATGAAAGATGTCACAGTTCAGGTTAGCTCTTCTCCTCATTTTATTGGAGGAAGCCAGAACTCAAATGCATTCATACCGGCAGAGTCAAAATCAAACACTCTTTCCATATGTTCTTCCAGTGAGATTCTTAAGTCTCTATCAGCTAGTGAGATTGAGCTTTCTGAGGATTACACATGTGTGATTTCTCATGGTCCTAATCCCAAAACAACTCATATTTTTGGTGATTATATCTTGGAAACTCATCCTGATTTATCTATTAAGAATCATTTTAAGAATGAAGAGAATGAGAAGGAGAAAGGAGTGACCCTTATGGGTAACAAGTTATCACAGACTCCAAACCAATATCCCTCTAGTGCCTTCTTAAGTTTCTGCCACCATTGCGACAAGAAACTGGATGAAGGGAAAGACATTTATATCTATAG AGGTGAAAAAGCATTTTGCAGCTTAACTTGCCGTGCCATAGAGATTATGATTGATGAGGAACTTGAGAAATCCAACTCTCCTTGCGAGAACTCTGCAAAGCCAAAACTTGGTGAGCAAATTTTTGAAGCAGGCATCCCCACAACCACATAA
- the LOC11433026 gene encoding uncharacterized protein has product MQSVRNGYFPPSEARLKSSMAGSESALPQAEAETENQLTSLIYEMSNEAQSIMENMLKMIAEINQNSAVIEEEIEKCKGSAMERKTALDEEKEHCQKAAYAVLDMLNRN; this is encoded by the exons atgCAAAGTGTGCGAAACGGTTATTTCCCTCCATCGGAAGCAAGATTGAAATCATCAATGGCGGGTTCAGAGTCAGCACTACCACAAGCAGAAGCAGAAACCGAAAACCAACTCACTTCTCTCATCTACG AGATGTCAAACGAAGCTCAATCTATAATGGAGAACATGCTTAAGATGATCGC TGAGATTAATCAAAATTCTGCAGTGATTGAGGAAGAGATCGAGAAATGTAAAGGTTCTGCTATGGAGAGGAAAACAGCATTAGATGAAGAGAAAGAGCATTGTCAAAAAGCTGCTTATGCTGTTCTCGACATGCTAAACAGAAATTAA
- the LOC11435453 gene encoding potassium channel KAT3 isoform X1, which produces MTLPSLVRRRSSGEIRNLASISSSLLPAFGTNPDEGYFDLKKYVIAPYDRRYRLWQTFLVVLVVYSAWASPFELAFREMSIGSMLIADLVVDAFFAFDIILTFFVAYLDKSTYFLVDDHKKIAIRYVKHLFFPMDLASTLPFQQIYQLIAGKSHDRGEVFGFLNMLRLWRLRRVSELFSRLEKDIRVSYSVTRVCKLLCVTLFAVHFTGCVYFWLAFHHKSPGNTWIGKQVEDFKHRSVGSGYTYSMYWSIVTLTTVGYGDLHAENTTEKVFNIFYMLFNIGLTAYIIGNMTNLVVHSSVRTFAMRDAFNKILQYASKNGLPEGLKDQMLAHTQLKFKTAELQQEEVLQDLPKAIRAGIAQHLFHNVVEKTNLFKGVSDDFISQMVSDMKAEYYPSKVDIILQNEMPAYFYILVSGSVDVLILKNGSEQFLFKLDPGSMVGEIGVMFNIPQPYTVRSRRLSQLIRIDHHHFKQLVKPFNEDGKAIITNFTQFMKGLKGGVLEEIPYVTEFLSDLEDEHPTQNEGTNDDISKYHEENPYEEGETENSSPMSSLVPIRVKIHGHHPNENIENGTTPKLIILPDSVEDLLRVAEYKFGKRGSKILMADSSEVEDLCALREDDELYII; this is translated from the exons ATGACGTTGCCATCTCTAGTTAGAAGACGTTCAAGTGGCGAAATAAGGAACTTGGCCTCAATTTCTAGCAGTCTTTTACCAGCATTTGGCACTAATCCTGATGAAGGTTACTTCgacctaaaaaaatatgttattgcTCCCTATGATCGCAGATATAG ATTGTGGCAAACGTTCCTAGTGGTATTGGTGGTGTACTCAGCATGGGCATCTCCATTCGAGTTAGCTTTCAGAGAGATGTCAATTGGGTCCATGTTGATTGCTGATCTTGTTGTTGATGCCTTCTTTGCATTTGACATAATCCTGACATTCTTTGTGGCTTACTTGGATAAATCAACTTATTTCCTTGTTGATGACCATAAGAAGATTGCTATCAG GTATGTCAAACATTTATTCTTCCCCATGGATCTAGCTTCCACTCTGCCATTTCAGCAGATATACCAACTTATAGCAGGCAAATCACACGACAGAGGGGAAGTCTTTGGCTTTCTGAACATGCTTAGACTCTGGCGATTGAGGCGTGTTAGTGAGCTCTTCTCAAG GCTAGAGAAAGACATCAGGGTCAGCTACTCAGTAACAAGAGTCTGTAAACTGTTATGC GTTACGCTATTTGCAGTGCACTTCACAGGCTGCGTGTATTTTTGGTTGGCTTTCCATCACAAATCACCCGGAAACACGTGGATTGGGAAGCAGGTAGAGGATTTTAAGCATAGGAGTGTCGGATCGGGTTACACTTACTCCATGTATTGGTCTATTGTAACCCTTACCACTGTTGGCTATGGAGATTTACATGCAGAAAATACAACGGAGAaggttttcaatattttttatatgctGTTTAACATCGGACTCACTGCATATATTATCGGAAACATGACAAATCTGGTGGTTCATAGCTCTGTCCGAACCTTTGCTATG AGGGACGCCTTCAACAAAATATTACAATATGCGAGCAAAAATGGTCTCCCAGAAGGTTTGAAGGACCAAATGTTGGCACATACACAACTGAAGTTCAAGACAGCAGAGTTACAGCAAGAAGAAGTGCTACAGGACCTACCTAAAGCAATTAGAGCCGGTATTGCTCAGCATCTTTTCCACAACGTagttgaaaaaacaaatttatttaaaggaGTCTCAGATGATTTTATATCCCAAATG GTATCAGATATGAAAGCAGAATACTACCCGTCAAAGGTTGACATCATCTTGCAAAATGAGATGCCGGCATATTTCTACATTTTGGTATCTGGATCAGTG GATGTGTTGATATTAAAGAATGGGTCTGAACAG TTTTTGTTCAAACTAGATCCTGGAAGCATGGTAGGAGAAATAGGTGTGATGTTTAATATCCCACAACCTTATACAGTGAGAAGTAGAAGACTATCCCAGCTTATACGAATCGATCATCATCATTTCAAGCAGCTGGTGAAACCATTTAATGAAGATGGGAAGGCAATCATCACCAACTTTACTCAG TTTATGAAGGGCCTAAAAGGCGGGGTGCTGGAAGAAATACCGTATGTAACAGAATTTCTGAGTGATTTGGAAGACGAG CATCCGACACAAAATGAGGGCACAAATGATGACATTTCAAAGTACCATGAAGAAAATCCATATGAAGAAG GAGAAACAGAAAATTCCAGTCCTATGTCAAGCCTAGTCCCGATTAGAGTCAAAATCCATGGACATCACCCCAACGAAAACATTGAAAATGGAAcaacaccaaagctcattatccTACCAGATTCAGTCGAAGATCTTCTCAGAGTAGCAG AGTACAAGTTTGGAAAAAGAGGAAGCAAAATTCTTATGGCTGACAGCTCAGAAGTAGAAGATCTATGCGCCCTAAGAGAGGATGACGAGTTATATATCATCTAA
- the LOC11435453 gene encoding potassium channel KAT3 isoform X2 codes for MTLPSLVRRRSSGEIRNLASISSSLLPAFGTNPDEGYFDLKKYVIAPYDRRYRLWQTFLVVLVVYSAWASPFELAFREMSIGSMLIADLVVDAFFAFDIILTFFVAYLDKSTYFLVDDHKKIAIRYVKHLFFPMDLASTLPFQQIYQLIAGKSHDRGEVFGFLNMLRLWRLRRVSELFSRLEKDIRVSYSVTRVCKLLCVTLFAVHFTGCVYFWLAFHHKSPGNTWIGKQVEDFKHRSVGSGYTYSMYWSIVTLTTVGYGDLHAENTTEKVFNIFYMLFNIGLTAYIIGNMTNLVVHSSVRTFAMRDAFNKILQYASKNGLPEGLKDQMLAHTQLKFKTAELQQEEVLQDLPKAIRAGIAQHLFHNVVEKTNLFKGVSDDFISQMVSDMKAEYYPSKVDIILQNEMPAYFYILVSGSVDVLILKNGSEQFLFKLDPGSMVGEIGVMFNIPQPYTVRSRRLSQLIRIDHHHFKQLVKPFNEDGKAIITNFTQHPTQNEGTNDDISKYHEENPYEEGETENSSPMSSLVPIRVKIHGHHPNENIENGTTPKLIILPDSVEDLLRVAEYKFGKRGSKILMADSSEVEDLCALREDDELYII; via the exons ATGACGTTGCCATCTCTAGTTAGAAGACGTTCAAGTGGCGAAATAAGGAACTTGGCCTCAATTTCTAGCAGTCTTTTACCAGCATTTGGCACTAATCCTGATGAAGGTTACTTCgacctaaaaaaatatgttattgcTCCCTATGATCGCAGATATAG ATTGTGGCAAACGTTCCTAGTGGTATTGGTGGTGTACTCAGCATGGGCATCTCCATTCGAGTTAGCTTTCAGAGAGATGTCAATTGGGTCCATGTTGATTGCTGATCTTGTTGTTGATGCCTTCTTTGCATTTGACATAATCCTGACATTCTTTGTGGCTTACTTGGATAAATCAACTTATTTCCTTGTTGATGACCATAAGAAGATTGCTATCAG GTATGTCAAACATTTATTCTTCCCCATGGATCTAGCTTCCACTCTGCCATTTCAGCAGATATACCAACTTATAGCAGGCAAATCACACGACAGAGGGGAAGTCTTTGGCTTTCTGAACATGCTTAGACTCTGGCGATTGAGGCGTGTTAGTGAGCTCTTCTCAAG GCTAGAGAAAGACATCAGGGTCAGCTACTCAGTAACAAGAGTCTGTAAACTGTTATGC GTTACGCTATTTGCAGTGCACTTCACAGGCTGCGTGTATTTTTGGTTGGCTTTCCATCACAAATCACCCGGAAACACGTGGATTGGGAAGCAGGTAGAGGATTTTAAGCATAGGAGTGTCGGATCGGGTTACACTTACTCCATGTATTGGTCTATTGTAACCCTTACCACTGTTGGCTATGGAGATTTACATGCAGAAAATACAACGGAGAaggttttcaatattttttatatgctGTTTAACATCGGACTCACTGCATATATTATCGGAAACATGACAAATCTGGTGGTTCATAGCTCTGTCCGAACCTTTGCTATG AGGGACGCCTTCAACAAAATATTACAATATGCGAGCAAAAATGGTCTCCCAGAAGGTTTGAAGGACCAAATGTTGGCACATACACAACTGAAGTTCAAGACAGCAGAGTTACAGCAAGAAGAAGTGCTACAGGACCTACCTAAAGCAATTAGAGCCGGTATTGCTCAGCATCTTTTCCACAACGTagttgaaaaaacaaatttatttaaaggaGTCTCAGATGATTTTATATCCCAAATG GTATCAGATATGAAAGCAGAATACTACCCGTCAAAGGTTGACATCATCTTGCAAAATGAGATGCCGGCATATTTCTACATTTTGGTATCTGGATCAGTG GATGTGTTGATATTAAAGAATGGGTCTGAACAG TTTTTGTTCAAACTAGATCCTGGAAGCATGGTAGGAGAAATAGGTGTGATGTTTAATATCCCACAACCTTATACAGTGAGAAGTAGAAGACTATCCCAGCTTATACGAATCGATCATCATCATTTCAAGCAGCTGGTGAAACCATTTAATGAAGATGGGAAGGCAATCATCACCAACTTTACTCAG CATCCGACACAAAATGAGGGCACAAATGATGACATTTCAAAGTACCATGAAGAAAATCCATATGAAGAAG GAGAAACAGAAAATTCCAGTCCTATGTCAAGCCTAGTCCCGATTAGAGTCAAAATCCATGGACATCACCCCAACGAAAACATTGAAAATGGAAcaacaccaaagctcattatccTACCAGATTCAGTCGAAGATCTTCTCAGAGTAGCAG AGTACAAGTTTGGAAAAAGAGGAAGCAAAATTCTTATGGCTGACAGCTCAGAAGTAGAAGATCTATGCGCCCTAAGAGAGGATGACGAGTTATATATCATCTAA